In Erwinia sp. SLM-02, one genomic interval encodes:
- the fecD gene encoding Fe(3+) dicitrate ABC transporter permease subunit FecD has product MNRYRGRQPLTALLILLAFTLLVLPLSLRYGSETLSFSALYQAINPTDSHYFALMDYRLPRTLLAMGVGAALAVSGVLVQGAIRNPLASPEILGVNHAAGLMSIAGLMLFPALSAAWLPLLAFAGALLAFLLLRLLAGGHAPLRLALLGVALTAFYASITDYLMLSRPLEINQALLWLTGSLWGRGWPFVWLALPWLAVLLPLSLLLCRSLDLLGLGDEQAATLGVDVPVARRRILLLALALAAVSVAVCGPLSFIGLVAPHLTRRLVGGRHRWLIPAAMLTGALLLMLADLLARTLHPPLELPAGVLTAAIGAPYFFWLLMRTR; this is encoded by the coding sequence ATGAACCGTTACCGGGGACGGCAACCGCTGACCGCCCTGCTGATATTGCTGGCTTTCACCCTGCTGGTGCTACCGCTGTCGCTGCGCTACGGCAGTGAAACCCTCAGTTTTAGCGCGCTGTATCAGGCGATCAACCCGACGGACAGCCACTACTTTGCCCTGATGGACTATCGCCTGCCGCGCACCCTGCTGGCGATGGGGGTGGGCGCGGCGCTGGCGGTGTCCGGCGTGCTGGTACAGGGCGCGATCCGCAATCCGCTGGCCTCCCCGGAAATTCTTGGGGTGAATCACGCCGCCGGGCTGATGTCGATCGCCGGACTGATGCTGTTCCCGGCGCTGTCGGCGGCCTGGCTGCCGCTGCTGGCCTTTGCCGGTGCGCTGCTGGCCTTCCTGCTGCTGCGGCTGCTGGCCGGAGGTCACGCGCCTCTGCGCCTGGCGCTGCTGGGCGTGGCGCTGACCGCCTTCTACGCCAGCATCACCGACTATCTGATGCTCTCCCGCCCGCTGGAGATCAACCAGGCGCTGCTGTGGCTGACCGGCAGCCTGTGGGGGCGCGGCTGGCCCTTTGTCTGGCTGGCGCTGCCGTGGCTGGCCGTGCTGCTGCCGCTCAGCCTCTTATTGTGCCGCAGCCTCGATCTGCTGGGGCTGGGCGACGAGCAGGCTGCCACGCTCGGGGTGGATGTCCCCGTTGCGCGCCGTCGCATTCTGCTGCTGGCGCTGGCGCTGGCCGCGGTCAGCGTTGCCGTCTGCGGACCACTCAGTTTTATTGGCCTGGTTGCGCCGCATCTGACCCGGCGGCTGGTGGGCGGCCGCCACCGCTGGCTGATCCCCGCGGCCATGCTGACCGGCGCACTGCTGCTGATGCTGGCCGACCTGCTGGCGCGCACGCTGCATCCGCCGCTGGAGCTGCCCGCCGGGGTACTGACGGCGGCGATCGGTGCGCCCTACTTTTTCTGGCTGTTAATGAGAACCCGCTAA
- the fecA gene encoding TonB-dependent Fe(3+) dicitrate receptor FecA: MSDSCARIKRAFSKTTPLAFAIHCALAPLALATPALVSAATAPATADYQIAAADLDQALNQFAARSGITLSVNSALTQGKKSAGLSGSYSLDQALQTLLSGSGLQAKSLGNNAYTLEPVPVVEGTATLTVVGDWLGTAREDDVFEHAGARDVLRREDFARTGATTMREALNRIPGVNAPENNGTGSHDMAMNFGIRGLNPRLASRTTVLMDGIPVPFAPYGQPQLSLAPVSLGNMDAVDVVRGGGAVRYGPQSVGGVVNFVTRAIPQDFGIEAGMEGLLTPTSSQNDPKGSGNFMIGGTADNGLGAALLYSGTRGSDWREHSSTKIDDVMLKTRYAPNEVHTFTSLLQYYEGRAQMPGGLSRADYNADRFQSTRPYDEFWGRRQLASLGYQYQPDTQHKFNILTFYTNTLRSGYLDQGKNITLSPREYWVRGVEPRYSQSFTLANTAHEVGVGYRYVSESTHELRYTSPASSGRLPTGSSPYDRDTQSGTEAHAWYIDDRVDIGDWTITPGMRYEHIQSYQNNFIKGEKQEIGYNAPLPALNVLYHLNDAWNLYANTEGSFGTVQYSQIGKAVSSGSVEPEKARTWELGTRYDNQVLQAEAGLFLINFSNQYDSNQVTDSVTARGKTRHTGLESKVRYDLGDLSPALENLSVSASYAYVNAVIREQGDYHGNQVPFSPKHKGTLGLDYLTGSWTFNLNSEYQSSQFADNANTREESADGSTGRIPGFMLWGARANYDFGPQYANLNLAVGVKNIFDHEYFTRAFDDNNKGIYAGQPRTVYLQGSVKF; the protein is encoded by the coding sequence ATGTCTGATTCCTGCGCCCGCATCAAGCGCGCTTTTAGCAAAACAACACCTCTGGCTTTCGCGATCCACTGCGCGCTGGCACCGCTGGCGCTGGCCACTCCCGCGCTGGTCAGCGCGGCAACCGCCCCGGCAACGGCTGACTATCAGATTGCCGCCGCCGATCTCGACCAGGCGCTGAACCAGTTCGCCGCCCGTTCCGGCATTACGCTGTCGGTCAACTCGGCGCTGACCCAGGGCAAAAAGAGCGCGGGCCTCAGCGGCAGCTACTCGCTGGACCAGGCGCTGCAAACGCTACTGAGCGGCAGCGGCCTGCAGGCAAAATCGCTGGGCAACAACGCCTATACCCTGGAGCCGGTGCCGGTCGTGGAAGGGACCGCCACGCTGACCGTGGTCGGTGACTGGCTGGGCACCGCGCGTGAAGACGATGTGTTTGAACACGCCGGGGCGCGCGACGTGCTGCGCCGCGAGGATTTTGCCCGCACCGGTGCCACTACCATGCGTGAAGCGCTGAACCGTATTCCCGGCGTCAACGCCCCGGAAAATAACGGCACCGGCAGCCACGATATGGCGATGAACTTCGGCATTCGCGGGCTGAATCCACGCCTCGCCAGCCGCACCACCGTGCTGATGGACGGCATTCCGGTGCCGTTCGCGCCCTACGGCCAGCCGCAGCTGTCGCTGGCCCCGGTGTCGCTGGGCAATATGGACGCGGTGGATGTAGTACGCGGCGGCGGTGCCGTGCGCTACGGGCCGCAGAGCGTCGGCGGCGTGGTCAACTTTGTCACCCGCGCCATCCCGCAGGATTTCGGCATTGAAGCGGGAATGGAAGGGTTGCTGACGCCTACCTCAAGCCAGAACGACCCCAAAGGCAGCGGCAACTTTATGATTGGCGGCACCGCCGATAACGGCCTGGGCGCGGCGCTGCTTTATTCCGGGACGCGCGGCAGCGACTGGCGCGAGCACAGCTCGACCAAAATCGACGACGTGATGCTGAAAACCCGCTATGCACCAAACGAGGTCCACACCTTTACCAGCCTGCTGCAGTATTACGAAGGCCGGGCGCAGATGCCGGGCGGGCTTTCCCGCGCGGACTACAACGCCGACCGCTTCCAGTCGACCCGTCCCTACGATGAGTTCTGGGGACGCCGTCAGCTGGCCAGCCTCGGCTATCAGTATCAGCCGGACACCCAGCACAAATTCAATATCCTGACCTTCTACACCAACACCCTGCGCAGCGGCTATCTGGACCAGGGGAAGAACATCACCCTGTCGCCGCGCGAATACTGGGTGCGCGGCGTGGAGCCGCGCTACAGCCAGAGCTTCACCCTCGCCAACACCGCGCATGAAGTGGGCGTCGGCTATCGCTACGTCAGCGAATCCACTCACGAGCTGCGCTATACCAGCCCGGCCAGCAGCGGAAGATTGCCAACCGGCAGCAGCCCGTACGATCGCGATACCCAGTCGGGCACCGAGGCGCACGCCTGGTATATTGATGACCGCGTCGATATCGGCGACTGGACCATCACCCCGGGTATGCGCTACGAGCATATCCAGTCTTATCAGAACAACTTTATCAAGGGTGAAAAGCAGGAAATCGGCTACAACGCGCCGCTGCCCGCGCTTAACGTGCTCTATCACCTGAACGATGCCTGGAACCTGTATGCCAACACCGAAGGGTCGTTCGGCACCGTGCAGTACAGCCAGATCGGTAAAGCGGTCAGCAGCGGCAGCGTCGAGCCGGAAAAAGCCCGCACCTGGGAGCTGGGCACGCGCTATGACAATCAGGTGCTGCAGGCCGAAGCGGGTCTGTTCCTGATTAACTTCAGCAACCAGTACGACTCAAACCAGGTAACCGACAGCGTCACCGCCCGCGGTAAAACCCGCCATACCGGGCTGGAAAGCAAAGTGCGCTACGATCTCGGCGATCTCTCCCCGGCGCTGGAAAATCTGTCGGTTTCCGCCAGCTATGCGTACGTCAATGCGGTGATCCGCGAGCAGGGCGACTACCACGGCAATCAGGTACCGTTCTCGCCGAAGCACAAAGGCACGCTGGGGCTGGACTACCTGACCGGAAGCTGGACTTTTAACCTCAACAGCGAGTACCAGTCTTCACAGTTCGCCGATAACGCCAACACCCGCGAGGAAAGCGCCGACGGCAGCACCGGCCGCATCCCCGGCTTTATGCTGTGGGGCGCGCGCGCCAACTACGACTTCGGACCGCAGTACGCCAACCTCAACCTGGCCGTCGGCGTGAAGAATATTTTTGACCACGAATACTTCACCCGCGCCTTTGATGACAACAACAAAGGCATCTACGCCGGTCAGCCGCGCACCGTCTATCTGCAGGGCTCCGTGAAGTTCTGA
- a CDS encoding alcohol dehydrogenase catalytic domain-containing protein: MSQLPEKMSAVVCHGPQDYRFEQVPVPLPKANELVIKVEGCGICAGDCKCKNGAQMFWGENPWVKPPVIPGHEFYGRVAALGEGSEKKFRVGERVIAEQIVPCWDCRYCKSGSYWMCETHNIYGFQKDVAEGGMAEYMRFSANAIVHKIPESLSHEDAVLIEPMACAIHTVARGDIQLDDVVVLAGAGPLGLCMVQVARLKTPKKLIVIDAMDDRLALAKEYGADVVINPLKEDADKIVKSLTGGYGCDVYIEATGSPVGVTQGLQMIRKLGRFVEFSVFGKETTVDWSIIGDRKELDIRGAHLAPYSYEIAIDLFERGLVTSKGVVTHSYSLEQWDEAFALADSTDSIKVVLVP; encoded by the coding sequence ATGAGTCAGCTGCCCGAGAAGATGAGCGCCGTAGTCTGCCACGGCCCACAGGATTATCGCTTTGAACAGGTGCCGGTGCCGCTGCCAAAGGCCAACGAACTGGTGATCAAAGTCGAAGGCTGCGGCATCTGTGCCGGTGACTGTAAGTGTAAAAACGGCGCGCAGATGTTCTGGGGAGAAAACCCGTGGGTGAAGCCGCCGGTGATCCCGGGGCACGAGTTTTACGGCCGCGTTGCCGCACTGGGCGAGGGCAGCGAGAAGAAGTTCCGCGTCGGCGAGCGGGTGATTGCCGAGCAGATCGTTCCCTGCTGGGACTGCCGCTACTGCAAATCCGGCAGCTACTGGATGTGTGAAACGCACAATATTTACGGCTTCCAGAAAGACGTGGCCGAAGGCGGGATGGCGGAATATATGCGCTTCTCGGCCAACGCTATCGTTCACAAAATCCCGGAAAGCCTGAGTCATGAAGATGCGGTGCTGATTGAGCCAATGGCCTGCGCGATCCATACCGTGGCGCGCGGTGACATTCAGCTGGATGACGTGGTGGTGCTGGCCGGAGCCGGGCCGCTGGGCCTGTGTATGGTGCAGGTGGCGCGGCTGAAAACGCCGAAAAAACTGATTGTTATCGACGCGATGGACGATCGCCTGGCGCTGGCGAAAGAGTACGGTGCCGACGTGGTGATCAACCCGCTGAAAGAAGACGCCGACAAAATTGTGAAATCGCTGACCGGTGGCTACGGCTGCGATGTGTATATCGAGGCAACCGGCTCCCCGGTGGGCGTAACCCAGGGCCTGCAGATGATCCGCAAGCTGGGGCGCTTCGTGGAGTTCAGCGTGTTCGGCAAAGAAACCACCGTTGACTGGTCGATTATCGGCGACCGCAAAGAGCTGGATATTCGCGGTGCGCACCTGGCCCCTTACAGCTATGAAATTGCCATCGACCTGTTTGAACGCGGGCTGGTGACATCGAAAGGCGTGGTCACCCACAGTTATTCGCTCGAACAGTGGGATGAGGCCTTTGCTCTGGCCGATTCCACCGATTCAATCAAGGTTGTTCTGGTTCCGTAG
- the fecR gene encoding ferric citrate uptake sigma factor regulator FecR: protein MAERVSEQQRQALKMAAGWYATFCAGDASAQQHARWQQWLQQHEDHRWAWQRVESLQNQLQTLPGHLSYQTLNQANLTRRRVLKSLLVLLGVGSGWQLWQSPLGLSLRADYSTATGEMRSVRLSDGSQMMLNTASAVQVEFTGSQRTIHLQRGEIAITTAADAQQRPFRVATADGVLRALGTEFSVRLWPDATELSVQQHAVEVTLADDPLQKQVVQQGQTLRFSRSGYGEIAALAADSSSWTRGLLSVSNRPLGEVIAQVARYRHGMLICDDSAADLRVSGTFPLQDTDRLLAVLAQTLPIKIQTVSRYWVKVSAA, encoded by the coding sequence ATGGCAGAACGCGTCAGTGAACAGCAGCGCCAGGCGCTGAAAATGGCCGCCGGCTGGTATGCGACCTTCTGCGCCGGAGACGCCTCCGCGCAGCAGCACGCCCGCTGGCAGCAGTGGCTGCAGCAGCATGAAGATCACCGCTGGGCGTGGCAGCGCGTTGAATCGCTACAAAACCAGCTGCAAACCCTGCCGGGGCATCTCAGCTATCAGACCCTGAATCAGGCAAACCTGACCCGTCGCCGCGTGCTGAAAAGCCTGCTGGTACTGCTGGGCGTCGGCAGCGGCTGGCAGCTCTGGCAGTCACCGCTGGGCCTCAGCCTGCGGGCCGACTACAGCACCGCTACCGGCGAAATGCGCAGCGTGCGGCTGAGCGACGGGTCGCAGATGATGCTCAATACCGCCAGCGCGGTGCAGGTGGAATTTACCGGCAGCCAGCGCACGATCCATCTGCAGCGCGGCGAAATCGCCATTACCACCGCCGCCGATGCGCAGCAAAGGCCGTTCCGGGTGGCTACCGCCGACGGCGTGCTGCGCGCGCTCGGCACCGAATTCAGCGTGCGGCTGTGGCCGGACGCCACGGAGCTGTCGGTACAGCAGCACGCGGTCGAGGTCACGCTGGCTGACGATCCGCTGCAAAAGCAGGTGGTGCAGCAGGGGCAGACGCTGCGCTTCAGCCGCAGCGGCTACGGCGAGATCGCCGCGCTGGCCGCCGACAGCAGCAGCTGGACCCGGGGCCTGCTCAGCGTCAGCAACCGTCCGCTGGGTGAGGTGATAGCCCAGGTGGCGCGCTACCGCCACGGCATGCTGATCTGCGACGACAGCGCCGCCGATCTGCGCGTCAGCGGCACCTTCCCGCTGCAGGATACCGATCGCCTGCTGGCCGTACTGGCGCAGACGCTGCCGATAAAAATTCAGACCGTCAGCCGCTACTGGGTGAAGGTCAGCGCGGCGTAG
- a CDS encoding Fe(3+) dicitrate ABC transporter substrate-binding protein FecB, which produces MFTLITRFLSCALLLATPAALAVTVQDSNGTFTLDRAPQRVVVLELSFVDALAAVDVSPVGVADDNDPQRILPAVRQHLQPWKSVGTRAQPSLEVIAALKPDLIIADSARHGGILGQLKSIAPTLMLKSRNETWEENLQSAAIIGKVLGKDAEMQQRLALHHQRMKDFASQLPKGLKLVFGTSREQQFNLHSRDSYTGSVLAALGMDVPASAGASPIASISLEQLLAINPDWLLVAHYRQQSIVRDWQQDPLWSMLTAAQKNQVAEVDSNGWARMRGLFAAEQIARDLVAILHHQPVAVQP; this is translated from the coding sequence ATGTTTACGCTTATCACTCGTTTTCTGTCCTGCGCCCTGCTGTTGGCCACCCCGGCCGCACTGGCGGTCACCGTGCAGGACAGCAACGGCACCTTTACCCTCGATCGCGCCCCGCAGCGGGTAGTGGTGCTGGAACTGTCCTTTGTTGATGCGCTGGCGGCGGTGGACGTCAGCCCGGTTGGCGTGGCGGACGATAACGATCCGCAGCGCATCCTGCCTGCGGTGCGGCAACACCTGCAGCCGTGGAAATCGGTCGGCACCCGCGCCCAGCCGAGCCTGGAAGTGATTGCCGCGCTGAAGCCCGACCTGATTATCGCCGACAGCGCCCGCCACGGCGGCATCCTTGGCCAGCTGAAGAGCATTGCTCCAACGCTGATGCTGAAATCCCGTAATGAAACCTGGGAAGAAAATCTGCAATCGGCGGCGATTATCGGCAAGGTGCTGGGGAAAGATGCTGAAATGCAGCAGCGACTGGCGCTGCACCATCAGCGGATGAAGGACTTCGCCAGTCAGCTGCCCAAAGGGCTGAAGCTGGTGTTCGGCACCTCGCGCGAGCAGCAGTTTAATCTGCACAGCCGCGACAGCTACACCGGCAGCGTGCTGGCCGCGCTGGGGATGGACGTGCCGGCGTCCGCCGGGGCAAGCCCGATCGCCAGCATCAGCCTGGAACAGCTGCTGGCAATCAACCCCGACTGGCTGCTGGTGGCGCACTATCGTCAGCAGAGCATCGTGCGCGACTGGCAGCAGGATCCGCTGTGGTCGATGTTAACCGCCGCGCAGAAAAACCAGGTGGCCGAGGTGGACAGCAACGGCTGGGCGCGGATGCGCGGGCTGTTTGCCGCCGAGCAGATCGCCCGCGATCTGGTGGCGATCCTGCATCATCAGCCGGTGGCCGTGCAGCCATGA
- the fecC gene encoding iron-dicitrate ABC transporter permease FecC — MSGRPLLAWGVPLLLLALAFWLSLFSTSALPIGPWQALGALLPGKATALPQALVFNLRLPRSLVAMLLGASLALAGGLLQTLTRNPLASPSLLGINAGAALAMVLASAFNPGWIAGYSLALLAAAGGGVSWGMVMLLGKGWRSAGDRSRLILAGVAVSALCAALTRATLLLAEDHTYGILHWLAGGVSHVRWRELWQLLPFSALLMPLAWLLAARLNLLRLGDDSAHTLGARPGMLRVVVNLLVVVLVGSCVSVAGPVAFLGLLVPHMASAWIGHDLRRLLPACMLFGALLMLLADVIARWLAFPAELPAGAVVALIGAPCFIWLVRRRV, encoded by the coding sequence ATGTCAGGCAGACCGCTGCTGGCCTGGGGAGTGCCGCTGCTGCTGCTGGCGCTGGCCTTCTGGCTGTCGCTGTTCAGCACGTCGGCGCTGCCGATCGGGCCGTGGCAGGCGCTCGGCGCGCTGCTGCCCGGTAAAGCCACCGCGCTGCCGCAGGCGCTGGTGTTTAATCTGCGCCTGCCGCGCAGCCTGGTTGCCATGCTGCTGGGGGCCAGCCTGGCGCTGGCGGGCGGCCTGCTGCAAACCCTGACGCGCAACCCGCTGGCCTCCCCTTCCCTGCTGGGCATCAACGCCGGTGCGGCGCTGGCGATGGTGCTGGCCAGCGCCTTCAATCCCGGCTGGATAGCCGGCTACAGCCTCGCGCTGCTGGCGGCGGCGGGCGGCGGTGTCAGCTGGGGGATGGTGATGCTGCTGGGTAAAGGCTGGCGCTCCGCGGGCGATCGCAGCCGCCTGATCCTGGCGGGGGTGGCCGTCTCCGCACTCTGCGCCGCGCTGACCCGCGCCACGCTGCTGCTGGCGGAGGATCACACCTACGGCATTCTGCACTGGCTGGCCGGGGGCGTGTCCCACGTGCGCTGGCGCGAGCTGTGGCAGCTGCTGCCGTTCAGCGCGCTGCTGATGCCGCTGGCCTGGCTGCTGGCGGCGCGCCTGAATCTGCTGCGGCTGGGTGACGACAGCGCCCATACGCTGGGCGCCAGGCCCGGCATGCTGCGCGTGGTGGTCAATCTGCTGGTGGTGGTGCTGGTCGGCAGCTGCGTCAGCGTGGCCGGGCCGGTGGCGTTTCTCGGCCTGCTGGTACCGCATATGGCCAGCGCCTGGATTGGCCACGATCTGCGGCGGCTGTTGCCCGCCTGTATGCTGTTCGGCGCACTGCTGATGCTGCTGGCCGATGTGATTGCGCGCTGGCTGGCGTTCCCCGCCGAGCTGCCCGCTGGCGCGGTGGTGGCGCTGATCGGTGCCCCCTGCTTTATCTGGCTGGTGCGGAGGCGCGTATGA
- the fecI gene encoding ferric citrate uptake sigma factor FecI, producing the protein MSTQAASADPFASLYQTHHRWLRCWLQRKLGSASDAEDLAQDTFVRVLLGNDAAEIREPKSFLCTIAKRVMVDFFRRNALERAWLEMLEQLPEEHVPSPEQQHAMLETLQQIDAMLDGLGANVRQAFLLSQLEGLTYPQIAERLAVSVSSVKKYMAKATEHCLLFRLMQDLA; encoded by the coding sequence ATGTCAACGCAAGCCGCGTCTGCCGACCCGTTCGCCAGCCTCTATCAGACACATCACCGGTGGCTGCGATGCTGGCTACAGCGCAAGCTGGGATCGGCCAGCGATGCCGAGGATCTGGCGCAGGATACCTTCGTGCGGGTGCTGCTCGGCAACGACGCGGCGGAGATCCGCGAGCCTAAGTCCTTCCTTTGCACCATTGCCAAACGGGTGATGGTGGATTTTTTCCGCCGCAACGCGCTGGAGCGGGCCTGGCTGGAGATGCTGGAACAGCTGCCGGAAGAACATGTCCCCTCGCCGGAACAGCAGCACGCCATGCTGGAAACGCTACAGCAGATCGATGCCATGCTCGACGGCCTGGGTGCCAACGTTCGCCAGGCGTTTTTGCTGTCGCAGCTGGAAGGGCTGACCTACCCGCAGATCGCCGAACGGCTGGCGGTATCGGTCAGCTCGGTGAAGAAATACATGGCCAAAGCCACCGAACACTGCCTGCTGTTTCGCCTGATGCAGGATCTGGCGTAA
- the fecE gene encoding Fe(3+) dicitrate ABC transporter ATP-binding protein FecE: protein MPLSVEGLSAGYTSTPILHNLSLTLPAGKITALLGPNGCGKSTLLRCCSRLLKPKAGRVMLGDDDLAALSARQLGQRLALLPQQHSVPEGISVRELVGYGRSPWLNLFGRPGEIDRQRVQAAIDEVQIGNLAEKPLSTLSGGQRQRAFLAMTLAQDTPLLLLDEPTTWLDINHQVELLRLLRRQQEQGKTVVTVLHDLNQASRYCDHLVLMMAGQVVASGTPEQVMTPERLRQVFSINAQIHADPVCGRPMCVVV from the coding sequence ATGCCACTATCCGTCGAAGGGCTGAGTGCCGGTTACACCAGTACGCCCATTTTGCATAATCTTTCGCTGACGCTGCCCGCCGGGAAGATCACCGCCCTGCTTGGCCCGAACGGCTGCGGTAAGTCCACGCTGCTGCGCTGCTGTTCGCGGCTGCTGAAGCCCAAAGCCGGCAGGGTCATGCTGGGCGATGACGATCTGGCCGCGCTGAGCGCTCGCCAGCTGGGGCAGCGGCTGGCGCTGCTTCCACAGCAGCACAGCGTGCCCGAGGGGATCAGCGTGCGGGAGCTGGTGGGCTACGGGCGCAGTCCGTGGCTTAACCTGTTTGGCCGCCCGGGCGAGATCGATCGCCAGCGGGTGCAGGCGGCCATCGATGAAGTGCAGATCGGCAACCTCGCCGAAAAGCCGCTCAGCACGCTTTCCGGCGGCCAGCGGCAGCGGGCGTTCCTGGCTATGACCCTGGCGCAGGACACGCCGCTGCTGCTGCTGGACGAACCGACAACGTGGCTCGATATCAACCACCAGGTCGAGCTGTTACGGCTGCTGCGCCGCCAGCAGGAACAGGGCAAAACCGTGGTAACGGTGCTGCACGATCTGAATCAGGCCAGCCGCTACTGCGACCATCTGGTGCTGATGATGGCCGGTCAGGTGGTCGCCAGCGGCACGCCAGAGCAGGTCATGACCCCGGAACGGCTACGGCAGGTGTTCAGTATCAATGCGCAGATTCATGCCGATCCGGTTTGCGGACGGCCAATGTGCGTGGTGGTTTAA
- a CDS encoding putative bifunctional diguanylate cyclase/phosphodiesterase: MKNKHSTVANLRREFTRNVIAPVVAVVLFSLLGCGLTAWWVTAQSNNKALEKQQQVIKNLLAQHLEEFSQQHRNLLREAQPVSLLLQSDAAAPWLFRLIGDDEVYLVDPHQRPLAAWLSDAPAPVERYHEIAQALAPNLHASNVLTSDFIRLRERVAEVAVASLPGDDRGYQLVFIRYLRSSFVDFLTHRGVVTNFSFSPSQPDQPNSAGFLLTSHQGTPVSDVSWEPMRPGSQMLLFTGPLIALAVLSIALMCLVMTRRLWHSSLNLTRSMQKLAASEARARHIALHDILTGLPNRKWIEQQLNHRLSMLTVDRDNLALLLLDLDHFKIVNDTYGHHTGDELLMEVSKRLSSLLPIKDSIGRLGGDEFVIMMGNVTDEHQVDQLCQQIIACLSQPMQLNGNALWIGVSIGVALAPLDSTERLELMRKADISLYAAKAEGGGQYRLFIPAMDEALQKRQRLAQQLRLALENDSGLTQLYQPIVDISGKKPVAVEALLRWHHPKLGAISPADFIPLAEETGLIIPLGDWVVEKACQMATTCPRLIVAINVSPLQFLADNFISTLMDTVARHCIDPRQIELEITEGVLLEDKERALQNINTLREAGFSIALDDFGTGYSSLSYLIQFPVDTIKIDQTFTQSLGVRDNSATIVESVITLGHSLGITVTAEGVETDAQRMMLEAAGCDLLQGFLFSRPLTADQLHALLDEQRP; the protein is encoded by the coding sequence ATGAAAAACAAACACAGCACGGTTGCCAATTTGCGCCGGGAGTTCACGCGTAATGTTATCGCGCCAGTGGTGGCGGTGGTGCTGTTTTCTCTGCTGGGGTGTGGGCTTACCGCCTGGTGGGTCACGGCACAGAGCAATAATAAGGCGCTGGAAAAACAGCAGCAGGTGATCAAAAACCTGCTGGCCCAGCATCTTGAAGAGTTCAGCCAGCAGCATCGCAACCTGCTGCGGGAAGCGCAGCCGGTTTCACTGCTGCTGCAGTCCGATGCCGCCGCCCCGTGGCTGTTCCGGCTGATTGGCGATGATGAGGTCTATCTGGTGGACCCCCACCAGCGCCCGCTGGCTGCCTGGCTGTCGGACGCCCCGGCTCCCGTTGAACGCTACCATGAGATAGCCCAGGCGCTGGCTCCGAACCTGCATGCCTCGAACGTGCTGACCAGCGATTTTATCCGCCTGCGCGAGCGGGTGGCCGAAGTGGCCGTTGCCAGCCTGCCCGGCGACGATCGCGGCTATCAGCTGGTGTTTATCCGCTACCTGCGCAGCAGCTTTGTTGATTTTTTAACCCATCGCGGCGTGGTGACCAACTTCAGCTTCAGCCCCAGCCAGCCGGACCAGCCAAACAGCGCCGGCTTTCTGCTGACCTCGCACCAGGGAACGCCGGTCAGCGACGTCTCGTGGGAACCGATGCGCCCCGGCAGCCAGATGCTGCTGTTTACCGGCCCGCTGATTGCGCTGGCGGTGCTCAGTATTGCCCTGATGTGCCTGGTGATGACCCGCCGCCTGTGGCACTCCTCGCTGAATCTGACCCGCTCGATGCAGAAGCTGGCCGCCAGCGAAGCCCGCGCCAGGCATATTGCGCTGCACGATATTTTAACCGGCCTGCCTAACCGTAAATGGATTGAGCAGCAGCTTAATCATCGCCTCAGCATGCTGACGGTCGATCGGGATAATCTTGCCCTGCTGCTGCTGGATCTCGACCACTTTAAGATCGTCAACGACACCTACGGCCACCACACTGGCGATGAGCTGCTGATGGAGGTCAGTAAACGCCTGTCCAGCCTGCTGCCGATCAAAGATTCTATTGGCCGACTGGGCGGCGATGAATTTGTCATCATGATGGGGAACGTCACGGATGAGCATCAGGTAGACCAGCTGTGCCAGCAGATTATCGCCTGCCTCTCTCAGCCGATGCAGCTGAACGGCAACGCGCTGTGGATCGGCGTGAGCATCGGCGTGGCGCTGGCGCCGCTCGACAGTACCGAACGGCTGGAGCTGATGCGTAAGGCGGATATCTCCCTTTACGCCGCCAAGGCCGAAGGCGGCGGACAGTACCGGCTGTTTATTCCCGCGATGGATGAAGCCCTGCAAAAGCGCCAGCGGCTGGCGCAGCAGCTGCGCCTCGCGCTGGAGAACGACAGCGGGCTGACCCAGCTGTACCAGCCGATTGTTGATATCAGCGGGAAAAAACCGGTCGCCGTCGAAGCGCTGCTGCGCTGGCATCATCCCAAACTGGGTGCCATTTCGCCGGCCGATTTCATTCCGCTGGCGGAAGAAACTGGCCTGATCATTCCTCTCGGCGACTGGGTCGTTGAGAAGGCCTGTCAGATGGCCACCACCTGCCCGCGGCTGATCGTGGCCATTAACGTTTCGCCGCTGCAGTTCCTGGCCGACAACTTTATCAGTACCCTGATGGACACGGTGGCGCGCCACTGTATCGATCCCCGTCAGATCGAGCTGGAGATTACCGAAGGCGTGCTGCTGGAGGATAAAGAGCGCGCTTTACAGAACATCAATACCCTGCGTGAAGCCGGATTCAGTATCGCGCTGGACGATTTTGGCACCGGCTATTCCAGCCTCAGCTATCTGATTCAGTTCCCGGTCGATACCATCAAGATCGACCAGACCTTTACCCAGTCGCTGGGCGTGCGCGATAACTCGGCGACCATCGTCGAATCGGTGATCACCCTCGGCCACAGCCTGGGGATCACCGTGACGGCGGAAGGGGTGGAAACCGACGCCCAGCGCATGATGCTGGAAGCCGCCGGCTGCGATCTGCTGCAGGGCTTTTTATTCAGCAGGCCGCTGACGGCGGACCAGCTGCACGCCCTGCTGGATGAACAGCGCCCGTAG